A single region of the Vanessa atalanta chromosome Z, ilVanAtal1.2, whole genome shotgun sequence genome encodes:
- the LOC125076242 gene encoding circadian locomoter output cycles protein kaput isoform X6 — protein MDDDGDDKDDSKRRTRNLSEKKRRDQFNMLVNELGSMVSTNNRKMDKSTVLKSTISFLKNHNEITVRSRAHDVQEDWKPAFLSNEEFTYLVLEALEGFVMVFSASGCIYYVSESIMSLLGHKPSDMVNKSIFDLAFDEDRSNLYALLQNPSMVIHPNQTISSENEIRFQCHLQRGTLDFRDDITYELVQFKGHFRTYMEQSDSSDILYQQDQESRLLFVCTGKLCTPQLIRDVSLVDTSRSEFTSRHSLEWKFLFLDHRAPPIIGYLPFEVLGTSGYDYYHFDDLEKVVTCHEALMQKGELTSCYYRFLTKGQQWIWLQTRFYITYHQWNSKPEFVVCTHRVVSYADIYKNAKQENIDTDTVSEPEPNRGDLKETSSEDAMMAMSPSYMSEASDAFGNSYHSLSQPLSVKSAATSTGSTCATVATIGTATTATASWPTRASQVLYAPGSDTASVSGDSRSSRMTAQETPRLAEPAIVPQHGIGAQYLEPAPYIGSVGVSGVLSLPLHPVPVIVSPDQAQLQLQRTHRELQQMIVRQQEELRQVKEQLLLARLGILQPLINVQDPFSHTEQMQQNERAQILYDGTAARPAPSYPHHPPPPPPGGHHLNTHQNQNHHMPPQQ, from the exons ATGGACGACGACGGAGATGATAAAGATGACTCGaaaag GAGGACACGTAACTTGAGTGAAAAGAAGAGGCGAGACCAATTCAATATGCTTGTCAATGAACTTGGATCCATGGTATCAACAAATAATAGAAAGATGGACAAATCAACTGTCCTTAAATCTACAATTTCTTTCTTAAAGAATCATAATG AAATAACTGTTCGCTCAAGAGCTCATGATGTGCAAGAAGATTGGAAACCTGCATTTTTGTCAAATGAGGAATTTACATATTTGGTATTGGAAGCATTGGAGGGATTTGTAATGGTATTTTCGGCATCTGGGTGTATCTATTATGTCTCAGAAAGTATAATGTCATTATTAGGACATAAACCG agTGATATGGTGaacaaaagtatatttgatttgGCATTTGATGAGGATCGTTCTAACTTATATGCCTTACTTCAAAACCCTAGTATGGTGATACATCCTAATCAAACAATATCATCAG aGAACGAGATACGGTTCCAGTGTCATTTACAACGGGGAACACTGGATTTTCGAGATGATATCACGTACGAACTGGTTCAATTCAAAGGACATTTTC GTACATATATGGAACAGAGCGATAGTTCCGACATCTTATACCAACAAGATCAGGAGTCAag gCTCCTGTTTGTCTGCACTGGGAAGCTGTGCACGCCTCAACTGATCCGAGATGTGTCTTTAGTTGACACAAGCCGCAGCGAGTTTACATCGCGTCACAGTTTGGAATGGAAATTCCTGTTCTTAGACCATCGTGCTCCGCCCATAATAGGTTACCTACCGTTTGAAGTGCTTGGCACTTCTGGATACGATTATTACCATTTTGATGATCTGGAGAAAGTCGTGACGTGTCATGAAGCAT taatgCAAAAAGGCGAGCTTACGTCATGCTACTACAGGTTTCTTACCAAGGGTCAGCAGTGGATCTGGTTACAGACCCGCTTTTATATCACTTATCATCAATGGAACTCTAAGCCAGAATTCGTTGTCTGCACACATCGTGTGGTGAG ttatgcagatatatataaaaacgcgAAGCAGGAAAACATTGACACTGACACCGTAAGCGAACCAGAACCCAATAGAGGTGACTTGAAGGAGACATCTTCAGAAGATGCCATGATGGCTATGTCACCATCTTATATGTCTGAGGCCAGTGATGCTTTCGGAAATTCATATCATTCTCTGTCGcag CCATTATCGGTGAAGTCGGCCGCAACGTCAACTGGCAGTACTTGCGCCACGGTCGCGACCATCGGCACGGCTACCACTGCCACTGCTTCGTGGCCCACCCGTGCCTCGCAGGTGCTGTACGCTCCAGGATCCGATACAGCCTCAGTATCGGGTGATTCGCGATCGTCACGCATGACCGCGCAAGAA ACGCCACGGCTAGCGGAACCGGCGATAGTACCTCAGCACGGTATCGGCGCGCAGTACTTGGAGCCGGCGCCGTACATTGGATCCGTCGGTGTCTCAGGGGTGTTGTCGCTGCCGCTGCACCCGGTGCCGGTGATCGTCAGCCCGGATCAGGCGCAGTTGCAG TTGCAGCGCACACATCGCGAGTTACAGCAGATGATAGTGCGCCAGCAGGAAGAGCTGCGGCAGGTGAAGGAGCAACTCCTGCTCGCACGCCTCGGTATCTTACAACCGCTCATTAAC gttCAAGATCCATTCTCACATACCGAACAAATGCAACAAAACGAACGAGCACAAATACTGTACGACGGAACAGCGGCTAGACCAGCGCCTAGCTATCCTCACCACCCGCCACCGCCGCCGCCGGGTGGTCACCACCTCAACacacatcaaaatcaaaatcatcatATGCCACCGCAGCAATAA
- the LOC125076242 gene encoding circadian locomoter output cycles protein kaput isoform X1: MDDDGDDKDDSKRRTRNLSEKKRRDQFNMLVNELGSMVSTNNRKMDKSTVLKSTISFLKNHNEITVRSRAHDVQEDWKPAFLSNEEFTYLVLEALEGFVMVFSASGCIYYVSESIMSLLGHKPSDMVNKSIFDLAFDEDRSNLYALLQNPSMVIHPNQTISSENEIRFQCHLQRGTLDFRDDITYELVQFKGHFRTYMEQSDSSDILYQQDQESRLLFVCTGKLCTPQLIRDVSLVDTSRSEFTSRHSLEWKFLFLDHRAPPIIGYLPFEVLGTSGYDYYHFDDLEKVVTCHEALMQKGELTSCYYRFLTKGQQWIWLQTRFYITYHQWNSKPEFVVCTHRVVSYADIYKNAKQENIDTDTVSEPEPNRGDLKETSSEDAMMAMSPSYMSEASDAFGNSYHSLSQPLSVKSAATSTGSTCATVATIGTATTATASWPTRASQVLYAPGSDTASVSGDSRSSRMTAQETPRLAEPAIVPQHGIGAQYLEPAPYIGSVGVSGVLSLPLHPVPVIVSPDQAQLQWPRQEQLQRTHRELQQMIVRQQEELRQVKEQLLLARLGILQPLINPSSSSNTTSIPMVQDPFSHTEQMQQNERAQILYDGTAARPAPSYPHHPPPPPPGGHHLNTHQNQNHHMPPQQ; encoded by the exons ATGGACGACGACGGAGATGATAAAGATGACTCGaaaag GAGGACACGTAACTTGAGTGAAAAGAAGAGGCGAGACCAATTCAATATGCTTGTCAATGAACTTGGATCCATGGTATCAACAAATAATAGAAAGATGGACAAATCAACTGTCCTTAAATCTACAATTTCTTTCTTAAAGAATCATAATG AAATAACTGTTCGCTCAAGAGCTCATGATGTGCAAGAAGATTGGAAACCTGCATTTTTGTCAAATGAGGAATTTACATATTTGGTATTGGAAGCATTGGAGGGATTTGTAATGGTATTTTCGGCATCTGGGTGTATCTATTATGTCTCAGAAAGTATAATGTCATTATTAGGACATAAACCG agTGATATGGTGaacaaaagtatatttgatttgGCATTTGATGAGGATCGTTCTAACTTATATGCCTTACTTCAAAACCCTAGTATGGTGATACATCCTAATCAAACAATATCATCAG aGAACGAGATACGGTTCCAGTGTCATTTACAACGGGGAACACTGGATTTTCGAGATGATATCACGTACGAACTGGTTCAATTCAAAGGACATTTTC GTACATATATGGAACAGAGCGATAGTTCCGACATCTTATACCAACAAGATCAGGAGTCAag gCTCCTGTTTGTCTGCACTGGGAAGCTGTGCACGCCTCAACTGATCCGAGATGTGTCTTTAGTTGACACAAGCCGCAGCGAGTTTACATCGCGTCACAGTTTGGAATGGAAATTCCTGTTCTTAGACCATCGTGCTCCGCCCATAATAGGTTACCTACCGTTTGAAGTGCTTGGCACTTCTGGATACGATTATTACCATTTTGATGATCTGGAGAAAGTCGTGACGTGTCATGAAGCAT taatgCAAAAAGGCGAGCTTACGTCATGCTACTACAGGTTTCTTACCAAGGGTCAGCAGTGGATCTGGTTACAGACCCGCTTTTATATCACTTATCATCAATGGAACTCTAAGCCAGAATTCGTTGTCTGCACACATCGTGTGGTGAG ttatgcagatatatataaaaacgcgAAGCAGGAAAACATTGACACTGACACCGTAAGCGAACCAGAACCCAATAGAGGTGACTTGAAGGAGACATCTTCAGAAGATGCCATGATGGCTATGTCACCATCTTATATGTCTGAGGCCAGTGATGCTTTCGGAAATTCATATCATTCTCTGTCGcag CCATTATCGGTGAAGTCGGCCGCAACGTCAACTGGCAGTACTTGCGCCACGGTCGCGACCATCGGCACGGCTACCACTGCCACTGCTTCGTGGCCCACCCGTGCCTCGCAGGTGCTGTACGCTCCAGGATCCGATACAGCCTCAGTATCGGGTGATTCGCGATCGTCACGCATGACCGCGCAAGAA ACGCCACGGCTAGCGGAACCGGCGATAGTACCTCAGCACGGTATCGGCGCGCAGTACTTGGAGCCGGCGCCGTACATTGGATCCGTCGGTGTCTCAGGGGTGTTGTCGCTGCCGCTGCACCCGGTGCCGGTGATCGTCAGCCCGGATCAGGCGCAGTTGCAG TGGCCGCGGCAGGAGCAGTTGCAGCGCACACATCGCGAGTTACAGCAGATGATAGTGCGCCAGCAGGAAGAGCTGCGGCAGGTGAAGGAGCAACTCCTGCTCGCACGCCTCGGTATCTTACAACCGCTCATTAAC CCTTCCAGCTCATCAAATACCACATCAATTCCGATG gttCAAGATCCATTCTCACATACCGAACAAATGCAACAAAACGAACGAGCACAAATACTGTACGACGGAACAGCGGCTAGACCAGCGCCTAGCTATCCTCACCACCCGCCACCGCCGCCGCCGGGTGGTCACCACCTCAACacacatcaaaatcaaaatcatcatATGCCACCGCAGCAATAA
- the LOC125076242 gene encoding circadian locomoter output cycles protein kaput isoform X2 → MDDDGDDKDDSKRRTRNLSEKKRRDQFNMLVNELGSMVSTNNRKMDKSTVLKSTISFLKNHNEITVRSRAHDVQEDWKPAFLSNEEFTYLVLEALEGFVMVFSASGCIYYVSESIMSLLGHKPSDMVNKSIFDLAFDEDRSNLYALLQNPSMVIHPNQTISSENEIRFQCHLQRGTLDFRDDITYELVQFKGHFRTYMEQSDSSDILYQQDQESRLLFVCTGKLCTPQLIRDVSLVDTSRSEFTSRHSLEWKFLFLDHRAPPIIGYLPFEVLGTSGYDYYHFDDLEKVVTCHEALMQKGELTSCYYRFLTKGQQWIWLQTRFYITYHQWNSKPEFVVCTHRVVSYADIYKNAKQENIDTDTVSEPEPNRGDLKETSSEDAMMAMSPSYMSEASDAFGNSYHSLSQPLSVKSAATSTGSTCATVATIGTATTATASWPTRASQVLYAPGSDTASVSGDSRSSRMTAQETPRLAEPAIVPQHGIGAQYLEPAPYIGSVGVSGVLSLPLHPVPVIVSPDQAQLQEQLQRTHRELQQMIVRQQEELRQVKEQLLLARLGILQPLINPSSSSNTTSIPMVQDPFSHTEQMQQNERAQILYDGTAARPAPSYPHHPPPPPPGGHHLNTHQNQNHHMPPQQ, encoded by the exons ATGGACGACGACGGAGATGATAAAGATGACTCGaaaag GAGGACACGTAACTTGAGTGAAAAGAAGAGGCGAGACCAATTCAATATGCTTGTCAATGAACTTGGATCCATGGTATCAACAAATAATAGAAAGATGGACAAATCAACTGTCCTTAAATCTACAATTTCTTTCTTAAAGAATCATAATG AAATAACTGTTCGCTCAAGAGCTCATGATGTGCAAGAAGATTGGAAACCTGCATTTTTGTCAAATGAGGAATTTACATATTTGGTATTGGAAGCATTGGAGGGATTTGTAATGGTATTTTCGGCATCTGGGTGTATCTATTATGTCTCAGAAAGTATAATGTCATTATTAGGACATAAACCG agTGATATGGTGaacaaaagtatatttgatttgGCATTTGATGAGGATCGTTCTAACTTATATGCCTTACTTCAAAACCCTAGTATGGTGATACATCCTAATCAAACAATATCATCAG aGAACGAGATACGGTTCCAGTGTCATTTACAACGGGGAACACTGGATTTTCGAGATGATATCACGTACGAACTGGTTCAATTCAAAGGACATTTTC GTACATATATGGAACAGAGCGATAGTTCCGACATCTTATACCAACAAGATCAGGAGTCAag gCTCCTGTTTGTCTGCACTGGGAAGCTGTGCACGCCTCAACTGATCCGAGATGTGTCTTTAGTTGACACAAGCCGCAGCGAGTTTACATCGCGTCACAGTTTGGAATGGAAATTCCTGTTCTTAGACCATCGTGCTCCGCCCATAATAGGTTACCTACCGTTTGAAGTGCTTGGCACTTCTGGATACGATTATTACCATTTTGATGATCTGGAGAAAGTCGTGACGTGTCATGAAGCAT taatgCAAAAAGGCGAGCTTACGTCATGCTACTACAGGTTTCTTACCAAGGGTCAGCAGTGGATCTGGTTACAGACCCGCTTTTATATCACTTATCATCAATGGAACTCTAAGCCAGAATTCGTTGTCTGCACACATCGTGTGGTGAG ttatgcagatatatataaaaacgcgAAGCAGGAAAACATTGACACTGACACCGTAAGCGAACCAGAACCCAATAGAGGTGACTTGAAGGAGACATCTTCAGAAGATGCCATGATGGCTATGTCACCATCTTATATGTCTGAGGCCAGTGATGCTTTCGGAAATTCATATCATTCTCTGTCGcag CCATTATCGGTGAAGTCGGCCGCAACGTCAACTGGCAGTACTTGCGCCACGGTCGCGACCATCGGCACGGCTACCACTGCCACTGCTTCGTGGCCCACCCGTGCCTCGCAGGTGCTGTACGCTCCAGGATCCGATACAGCCTCAGTATCGGGTGATTCGCGATCGTCACGCATGACCGCGCAAGAA ACGCCACGGCTAGCGGAACCGGCGATAGTACCTCAGCACGGTATCGGCGCGCAGTACTTGGAGCCGGCGCCGTACATTGGATCCGTCGGTGTCTCAGGGGTGTTGTCGCTGCCGCTGCACCCGGTGCCGGTGATCGTCAGCCCGGATCAGGCGCAGTTGCAG GAGCAGTTGCAGCGCACACATCGCGAGTTACAGCAGATGATAGTGCGCCAGCAGGAAGAGCTGCGGCAGGTGAAGGAGCAACTCCTGCTCGCACGCCTCGGTATCTTACAACCGCTCATTAAC CCTTCCAGCTCATCAAATACCACATCAATTCCGATG gttCAAGATCCATTCTCACATACCGAACAAATGCAACAAAACGAACGAGCACAAATACTGTACGACGGAACAGCGGCTAGACCAGCGCCTAGCTATCCTCACCACCCGCCACCGCCGCCGCCGGGTGGTCACCACCTCAACacacatcaaaatcaaaatcatcatATGCCACCGCAGCAATAA
- the LOC125076242 gene encoding circadian locomoter output cycles protein kaput isoform X5, with product MDDDGDDKDDSKRRTRNLSEKKRRDQFNMLVNELGSMVSTNNRKMDKSTVLKSTISFLKNHNEITVRSRAHDVQEDWKPAFLSNEEFTYLVLEALEGFVMVFSASGCIYYVSESIMSLLGHKPSDMVNKSIFDLAFDEDRSNLYALLQNPSMVIHPNQTISSENEIRFQCHLQRGTLDFRDDITYELVQFKGHFRTYMEQSDSSDILYQQDQESRLLFVCTGKLCTPQLIRDVSLVDTSRSEFTSRHSLEWKFLFLDHRAPPIIGYLPFEVLGTSGYDYYHFDDLEKVVTCHEALMQKGELTSCYYRFLTKGQQWIWLQTRFYITYHQWNSKPEFVVCTHRVVSYADIYKNAKQENIDTDTVSEPEPNRGDLKETSSEDAMMAMSPSYMSEASDAFGNSYHSLSQPLSVKSAATSTGSTCATVATIGTATTATASWPTRASQVLYAPGSDTASVSGDSRSSRMTAQETPRLAEPAIVPQHGIGAQYLEPAPYIGSVGVSGVLSLPLHPVPVIVSPDQAQLQEQLQRTHRELQQMIVRQQEELRQVKEQLLLARLGILQPLINVQDPFSHTEQMQQNERAQILYDGTAARPAPSYPHHPPPPPPGGHHLNTHQNQNHHMPPQQ from the exons ATGGACGACGACGGAGATGATAAAGATGACTCGaaaag GAGGACACGTAACTTGAGTGAAAAGAAGAGGCGAGACCAATTCAATATGCTTGTCAATGAACTTGGATCCATGGTATCAACAAATAATAGAAAGATGGACAAATCAACTGTCCTTAAATCTACAATTTCTTTCTTAAAGAATCATAATG AAATAACTGTTCGCTCAAGAGCTCATGATGTGCAAGAAGATTGGAAACCTGCATTTTTGTCAAATGAGGAATTTACATATTTGGTATTGGAAGCATTGGAGGGATTTGTAATGGTATTTTCGGCATCTGGGTGTATCTATTATGTCTCAGAAAGTATAATGTCATTATTAGGACATAAACCG agTGATATGGTGaacaaaagtatatttgatttgGCATTTGATGAGGATCGTTCTAACTTATATGCCTTACTTCAAAACCCTAGTATGGTGATACATCCTAATCAAACAATATCATCAG aGAACGAGATACGGTTCCAGTGTCATTTACAACGGGGAACACTGGATTTTCGAGATGATATCACGTACGAACTGGTTCAATTCAAAGGACATTTTC GTACATATATGGAACAGAGCGATAGTTCCGACATCTTATACCAACAAGATCAGGAGTCAag gCTCCTGTTTGTCTGCACTGGGAAGCTGTGCACGCCTCAACTGATCCGAGATGTGTCTTTAGTTGACACAAGCCGCAGCGAGTTTACATCGCGTCACAGTTTGGAATGGAAATTCCTGTTCTTAGACCATCGTGCTCCGCCCATAATAGGTTACCTACCGTTTGAAGTGCTTGGCACTTCTGGATACGATTATTACCATTTTGATGATCTGGAGAAAGTCGTGACGTGTCATGAAGCAT taatgCAAAAAGGCGAGCTTACGTCATGCTACTACAGGTTTCTTACCAAGGGTCAGCAGTGGATCTGGTTACAGACCCGCTTTTATATCACTTATCATCAATGGAACTCTAAGCCAGAATTCGTTGTCTGCACACATCGTGTGGTGAG ttatgcagatatatataaaaacgcgAAGCAGGAAAACATTGACACTGACACCGTAAGCGAACCAGAACCCAATAGAGGTGACTTGAAGGAGACATCTTCAGAAGATGCCATGATGGCTATGTCACCATCTTATATGTCTGAGGCCAGTGATGCTTTCGGAAATTCATATCATTCTCTGTCGcag CCATTATCGGTGAAGTCGGCCGCAACGTCAACTGGCAGTACTTGCGCCACGGTCGCGACCATCGGCACGGCTACCACTGCCACTGCTTCGTGGCCCACCCGTGCCTCGCAGGTGCTGTACGCTCCAGGATCCGATACAGCCTCAGTATCGGGTGATTCGCGATCGTCACGCATGACCGCGCAAGAA ACGCCACGGCTAGCGGAACCGGCGATAGTACCTCAGCACGGTATCGGCGCGCAGTACTTGGAGCCGGCGCCGTACATTGGATCCGTCGGTGTCTCAGGGGTGTTGTCGCTGCCGCTGCACCCGGTGCCGGTGATCGTCAGCCCGGATCAGGCGCAGTTGCAG GAGCAGTTGCAGCGCACACATCGCGAGTTACAGCAGATGATAGTGCGCCAGCAGGAAGAGCTGCGGCAGGTGAAGGAGCAACTCCTGCTCGCACGCCTCGGTATCTTACAACCGCTCATTAAC gttCAAGATCCATTCTCACATACCGAACAAATGCAACAAAACGAACGAGCACAAATACTGTACGACGGAACAGCGGCTAGACCAGCGCCTAGCTATCCTCACCACCCGCCACCGCCGCCGCCGGGTGGTCACCACCTCAACacacatcaaaatcaaaatcatcatATGCCACCGCAGCAATAA
- the LOC125076242 gene encoding circadian locomoter output cycles protein kaput isoform X3, giving the protein MDDDGDDKDDSKRRTRNLSEKKRRDQFNMLVNELGSMVSTNNRKMDKSTVLKSTISFLKNHNEITVRSRAHDVQEDWKPAFLSNEEFTYLVLEALEGFVMVFSASGCIYYVSESIMSLLGHKPSDMVNKSIFDLAFDEDRSNLYALLQNPSMVIHPNQTISSENEIRFQCHLQRGTLDFRDDITYELVQFKGHFRTYMEQSDSSDILYQQDQESRLLFVCTGKLCTPQLIRDVSLVDTSRSEFTSRHSLEWKFLFLDHRAPPIIGYLPFEVLGTSGYDYYHFDDLEKVVTCHEALMQKGELTSCYYRFLTKGQQWIWLQTRFYITYHQWNSKPEFVVCTHRVVSYADIYKNAKQENIDTDTVSEPEPNRGDLKETSSEDAMMAMSPSYMSEASDAFGNSYHSLSQPLSVKSAATSTGSTCATVATIGTATTATASWPTRASQVLYAPGSDTASVSGDSRSSRMTAQETPRLAEPAIVPQHGIGAQYLEPAPYIGSVGVSGVLSLPLHPVPVIVSPDQAQLQLQRTHRELQQMIVRQQEELRQVKEQLLLARLGILQPLINPSSSSNTTSIPMVQDPFSHTEQMQQNERAQILYDGTAARPAPSYPHHPPPPPPGGHHLNTHQNQNHHMPPQQ; this is encoded by the exons ATGGACGACGACGGAGATGATAAAGATGACTCGaaaag GAGGACACGTAACTTGAGTGAAAAGAAGAGGCGAGACCAATTCAATATGCTTGTCAATGAACTTGGATCCATGGTATCAACAAATAATAGAAAGATGGACAAATCAACTGTCCTTAAATCTACAATTTCTTTCTTAAAGAATCATAATG AAATAACTGTTCGCTCAAGAGCTCATGATGTGCAAGAAGATTGGAAACCTGCATTTTTGTCAAATGAGGAATTTACATATTTGGTATTGGAAGCATTGGAGGGATTTGTAATGGTATTTTCGGCATCTGGGTGTATCTATTATGTCTCAGAAAGTATAATGTCATTATTAGGACATAAACCG agTGATATGGTGaacaaaagtatatttgatttgGCATTTGATGAGGATCGTTCTAACTTATATGCCTTACTTCAAAACCCTAGTATGGTGATACATCCTAATCAAACAATATCATCAG aGAACGAGATACGGTTCCAGTGTCATTTACAACGGGGAACACTGGATTTTCGAGATGATATCACGTACGAACTGGTTCAATTCAAAGGACATTTTC GTACATATATGGAACAGAGCGATAGTTCCGACATCTTATACCAACAAGATCAGGAGTCAag gCTCCTGTTTGTCTGCACTGGGAAGCTGTGCACGCCTCAACTGATCCGAGATGTGTCTTTAGTTGACACAAGCCGCAGCGAGTTTACATCGCGTCACAGTTTGGAATGGAAATTCCTGTTCTTAGACCATCGTGCTCCGCCCATAATAGGTTACCTACCGTTTGAAGTGCTTGGCACTTCTGGATACGATTATTACCATTTTGATGATCTGGAGAAAGTCGTGACGTGTCATGAAGCAT taatgCAAAAAGGCGAGCTTACGTCATGCTACTACAGGTTTCTTACCAAGGGTCAGCAGTGGATCTGGTTACAGACCCGCTTTTATATCACTTATCATCAATGGAACTCTAAGCCAGAATTCGTTGTCTGCACACATCGTGTGGTGAG ttatgcagatatatataaaaacgcgAAGCAGGAAAACATTGACACTGACACCGTAAGCGAACCAGAACCCAATAGAGGTGACTTGAAGGAGACATCTTCAGAAGATGCCATGATGGCTATGTCACCATCTTATATGTCTGAGGCCAGTGATGCTTTCGGAAATTCATATCATTCTCTGTCGcag CCATTATCGGTGAAGTCGGCCGCAACGTCAACTGGCAGTACTTGCGCCACGGTCGCGACCATCGGCACGGCTACCACTGCCACTGCTTCGTGGCCCACCCGTGCCTCGCAGGTGCTGTACGCTCCAGGATCCGATACAGCCTCAGTATCGGGTGATTCGCGATCGTCACGCATGACCGCGCAAGAA ACGCCACGGCTAGCGGAACCGGCGATAGTACCTCAGCACGGTATCGGCGCGCAGTACTTGGAGCCGGCGCCGTACATTGGATCCGTCGGTGTCTCAGGGGTGTTGTCGCTGCCGCTGCACCCGGTGCCGGTGATCGTCAGCCCGGATCAGGCGCAGTTGCAG TTGCAGCGCACACATCGCGAGTTACAGCAGATGATAGTGCGCCAGCAGGAAGAGCTGCGGCAGGTGAAGGAGCAACTCCTGCTCGCACGCCTCGGTATCTTACAACCGCTCATTAAC CCTTCCAGCTCATCAAATACCACATCAATTCCGATG gttCAAGATCCATTCTCACATACCGAACAAATGCAACAAAACGAACGAGCACAAATACTGTACGACGGAACAGCGGCTAGACCAGCGCCTAGCTATCCTCACCACCCGCCACCGCCGCCGCCGGGTGGTCACCACCTCAACacacatcaaaatcaaaatcatcatATGCCACCGCAGCAATAA